TAGATGGCATTGGCCGGGCATTCCGGAATGCAAACGGCGCAGTCGATGCATTCGTCCGGATCGATCACCAGGAAGTTCGGGCCTTCGCGGAAGCAGTCGACGGGGCACACGTCCACGCAATCGGTGTACTTGCACTTGATGCAATTTTCGGTGACGACGTGGGTCATGGCGTTCGGGTGCTGGCGTTCAGGGAAACCCGCGATTTTAGAGCCTCGCGGGCGGTATGGTTCAAA
The nucleotide sequence above comes from Xylophilus sp. GOD-11R. Encoded proteins:
- the fdxA gene encoding ferredoxin FdxA, whose product is MTHVVTENCIKCKYTDCVDVCPVDCFREGPNFLVIDPDECIDCAVCIPECPANAIYAEEDTPPDQLAFIELNAELARAAGWKSITKRKPSLPDADEWKDKPNKLAELIR